The following proteins are encoded in a genomic region of Bacteroidota bacterium:
- a CDS encoding serine hydrolase — MKRPLIVALSILGLFVTQWVWSNSGIFTSESKVSRMKATLDSLAYEYDMAYVDSAVSKKFNKRSHRKHKRISWADSVYQSMSPDERLGQLFMVAAWSNKDEKHKKEIEKLICDYHIGGIMFMQGGPYREAQLCNNYQALSKTPLLVSMDAEWGLAMRLDSVAKYPKQMTLGAIQDDSLIYKMGVQIGRECKRLGIQVNFAPVVDINSNPANPVIGYRSFGENKYNVARKGIAYMKGMQSQHVLSNAKHFPGHGDTDVDSHKALPVINHSRARMDSIELYPFVELIKNGLSSTMVAHLNIPAYDTSSNSASSLSKAVVTSLLKDSLKFKGLVFTDALNMKGVSSFHKPGVVDAKALLAGNDVLLFAEDVPTAIEQIKLAIDSCQLSWKDIYTRCYKILKAKEWAGLNHLKPIDLSNLGKDLNSLEADLLNRKLYEASLTLLSNKETILPLKRLDTLKIASVSFGDRIKNTFQKTLDNYAAVTHFNLTADASKKECDSLVKTLSKFNLVLACLNNTNVRPAKNFGVSEKSIELLDSIQAHTKVVLTVLANPACLSKFKNPLQFNALVMGYEESEYSQRLCASLIFGGATSKGKLAFTVPGFFKAGDGIDIGEPVRFRYCLPEEAGIAASNLSRIDTIVTKAIKEHAAPGCQVLVAQNGKVVYQKSFGTTTYETPVPIENDFVYDIASVTKVAASVLSLMKLYESGKIELDSGLAHYLPELKGTSKGNLTLREILTHQAGLKAWIPFWKNTMENGEWKTSLYCKTPSARYSTQVADSLYILTSYKDSIYATITASPIDASKKYLYSDLGYYYIKQIIEKITADSLQNYVTNIYNQLGMSTTCYLPKSKIELNKIVPTENDSKFRKQLLRGYVHDQGAALLGGVGGHAGLFSDANDLAKLMQLYLNNGSYGGETYLRKETMQLFTDCQYCPNGNRRAIGFDKPEPDPSKEDPCCSCVSLLSYGHTGFTGTMVWIDPQYQLVYVFLSNRVYPDAENKKLVQMGVRTKVQEAIYDALK, encoded by the coding sequence ATGAAACGGCCTTTAATTGTTGCATTAAGTATACTTGGTTTGTTTGTTACCCAATGGGTATGGAGCAACAGCGGCATATTTACGAGCGAAAGCAAGGTTAGCCGAATGAAAGCCACACTAGATTCATTAGCCTATGAATACGATATGGCTTATGTAGATTCGGCAGTTTCGAAAAAATTTAATAAGCGCTCACACCGCAAGCATAAGCGAATTAGCTGGGCCGATTCGGTGTATCAGTCAATGAGTCCGGATGAACGATTAGGCCAATTGTTTATGGTTGCTGCCTGGAGCAATAAGGATGAAAAACACAAAAAGGAAATTGAAAAATTAATTTGCGATTATCACATTGGAGGCATCATGTTTATGCAAGGTGGCCCTTACCGTGAAGCACAGCTTTGTAATAATTACCAAGCCTTATCAAAAACTCCATTGCTTGTAAGTATGGATGCTGAATGGGGACTGGCCATGCGTTTAGATAGTGTTGCAAAATATCCTAAGCAAATGACTTTAGGTGCTATTCAAGACGATAGTTTAATTTATAAAATGGGTGTTCAAATTGGACGTGAATGCAAGCGATTGGGTATTCAAGTAAATTTTGCTCCTGTTGTAGATATCAATAGTAATCCTGCAAATCCGGTAATTGGATACAGATCGTTTGGTGAAAATAAATACAATGTGGCACGCAAAGGAATTGCTTACATGAAAGGGATGCAATCGCAACATGTACTAAGTAATGCAAAACATTTTCCGGGACACGGTGATACCGATGTAGACTCGCATAAAGCATTACCGGTAATAAATCATTCACGTGCGCGCATGGATTCAATTGAATTATATCCATTTGTTGAATTAATTAAAAATGGATTATCGAGTACCATGGTTGCACATTTAAATATACCTGCTTACGATACCAGCAGCAACAGTGCTTCTTCCTTATCAAAAGCAGTTGTAACCAGCTTATTAAAAGATTCGCTTAAATTTAAAGGACTAGTATTTACCGATGCTCTCAACATGAAAGGTGTAAGTAGTTTTCACAAACCGGGTGTTGTTGATGCAAAAGCATTACTTGCCGGAAATGATGTATTACTGTTTGCCGAAGATGTTCCAACAGCCATTGAGCAAATAAAACTAGCCATTGATAGTTGCCAATTATCCTGGAAAGATATTTACACACGCTGTTATAAAATATTGAAAGCTAAAGAATGGGCAGGTTTAAATCATTTAAAACCCATCGACCTTTCTAATTTAGGTAAGGATTTAAATTCGCTAGAAGCCGATTTGCTCAACCGAAAATTGTACGAAGCATCGCTCACTTTGCTTAGCAACAAAGAAACAATTTTGCCTTTAAAAAGATTAGATACATTGAAAATAGCTTCCGTGAGTTTTGGCGATCGTATTAAAAATACCTTTCAAAAAACACTTGACAATTATGCTGCAGTAACACACTTTAATTTGACTGCCGACGCTTCTAAAAAAGAATGCGATTCGCTTGTTAAAACATTAAGTAAATTCAATTTGGTACTGGCTTGTCTAAATAACACCAATGTACGACCGGCTAAAAATTTCGGTGTTAGTGAAAAAAGTATTGAGTTATTGGACAGTATTCAAGCCCATACAAAAGTTGTGTTAACAGTATTGGCAAATCCTGCTTGCTTATCAAAATTTAAAAATCCATTACAATTTAACGCATTAGTAATGGGTTATGAAGAAAGCGAATATAGTCAACGCTTGTGTGCTTCGTTAATTTTTGGAGGAGCTACGTCAAAAGGTAAATTGGCGTTTACTGTTCCAGGTTTTTTTAAAGCCGGTGATGGAATTGATATCGGAGAACCGGTTCGGTTTAGGTATTGTTTGCCAGAAGAAGCCGGTATAGCTGCTAGTAATTTATCGCGTATTGACACCATTGTAACAAAAGCAATAAAAGAACATGCTGCACCTGGTTGTCAGGTTTTGGTTGCGCAAAACGGCAAGGTTGTTTATCAAAAATCATTTGGTACAACTACTTACGAAACTCCAGTGCCCATTGAAAATGATTTTGTATACGACATTGCTTCTGTTACAAAAGTAGCAGCTTCGGTGTTATCGCTTATGAAGTTATACGAAAGCGGTAAAATTGAGCTCGATTCTGGATTAGCTCATTACCTTCCCGAATTAAAAGGGACTTCAAAAGGCAATTTAACCTTACGCGAGATATTAACGCATCAGGCCGGACTTAAAGCATGGATCCCATTTTGGAAAAACACGATGGAGAATGGTGAGTGGAAAACTTCTTTGTATTGCAAAACTCCAAGTGCTAGGTATTCAACACAAGTTGCTGATAGTTTGTATATCTTAACTAGTTATAAGGATAGTATTTATGCAACAATAACTGCATCGCCGATTGACGCCTCTAAAAAGTATTTATATAGCGATTTAGGTTATTATTACATCAAACAAATTATAGAAAAGATAACAGCTGATTCCCTCCAAAATTACGTAACTAACATTTATAATCAGTTGGGAATGAGCACAACATGTTACTTACCTAAATCTAAAATTGAACTAAATAAAATTGTTCCTACTGAAAACGACAGCAAATTTAGAAAGCAACTGCTTCGTGGTTACGTGCATGATCAAGGAGCTGCTTTGTTGGGTGGAGTTGGTGGTCATGCCGGATTGTTTAGTGATGCTAACGATTTGGCAAAACTGATGCAATTGTACTTAAACAATGGCAGCTATGGAGGCGAGACTTATTTACGAAAAGAAACCATGCAGCTGTTTACCGATTGTCAATATTGTCCAAATGGAAATCGAAGAGCAATAGGCTTTGATAAACCTGAACCTGACCCTTCAAAAGAAGACCCATGCTGTAGTTGTGTATCGCTATTGAGTTATGGACATACCGGTTTTACAGGCACTATGGTTTGGATCGACCCACAGTATCAGTTGGTGTATGTATTTCTTTCGAACCGAGTTTATCCGGATGCTGAGAATAAAAAACTGGTTCAAATGGGTGTTCGCACCAAGGTGCAGGAAGCAATTTACGACGCATTGAAGTAA
- the pyrR gene encoding bifunctional pyr operon transcriptional regulator/uracil phosphoribosyltransferase PyrR: MLERIILSPQNFKLTLNRLCYQLIENYNNFENTVMIGLQPRGTFLAQRIHEQLISEMGKTNLLLGSLDVTFYRDDFRKHDAPLIPQATDIDFTIEDKKVILVDDVLFTGRTIRSGLDAMLSFGRPQKVELMVLIDRRFSRDLPIEPNYVGKTVDTIASEKVKVMWKQSDGEDLVKLITT, from the coding sequence ATGCTCGAGCGAATAATTCTAAGCCCTCAGAATTTTAAACTAACGCTTAACCGCCTTTGCTATCAGCTTATTGAAAATTACAACAATTTTGAAAATACGGTAATGATTGGTTTGCAACCAAGAGGAACTTTTTTGGCGCAACGTATACATGAGCAGCTGATTAGTGAAATGGGTAAAACTAACTTATTGTTGGGAAGTTTAGATGTTACTTTTTACCGTGATGATTTCAGAAAACACGATGCACCTTTGATTCCGCAAGCTACCGATATTGATTTTACCATCGAAGACAAGAAAGTAATTTTGGTGGACGATGTGCTATTTACCGGTAGAACTATACGTTCAGGTTTGGACGCAATGCTTTCGTTTGGGCGACCACAAAAGGTTGAACTTATGGTTTTAATAGATCGTAGGTTTAGCAGAGATTTACCGATTGAACCCAACTATGTTGGCAAAACTGTAGATACTATTGCCAGTGAAAAAGTTAAAGTGATGTGGAAACAAAGTGATGGCGAGGATTTGGTTAAACTAATTACCACTTAA
- a CDS encoding STAS domain-containing protein — translation MNFQIEKKEKYTLIKVLIEKLDNNVSPSLKSELVVLTTEGVKNIVMDLTAVRYCDSSGLSAILVANRLCKNANGSFVLCSIQEAVKKLISISQLDSILKITNTVDEAVDYVVMEEVDRELGEDD, via the coding sequence ATGAATTTCCAAATCGAAAAGAAAGAAAAATACACCCTGATCAAGGTTCTTATTGAAAAACTGGATAACAATGTTTCTCCAAGTTTAAAGTCGGAGTTGGTTGTGTTAACTACTGAAGGAGTTAAAAACATTGTAATGGATTTAACAGCAGTTCGTTATTGCGATTCATCTGGACTGAGTGCAATTTTAGTTGCCAACCGTTTATGTAAGAATGCAAATGGTTCTTTTGTATTGTGTTCAATACAAGAGGCTGTAAAAAAATTGATTTCAATTTCTCAGTTAGATTCTATTTTAAAAATCACCAACACCGTTGACGAAGCTGTAGACTATGTAGTTATGGAAGAAGTTGATCGTGAATTGGGTGAAGATGATTGA
- a CDS encoding ribonuclease Z, which produces MSFQLTILGSSSATPTSQRNPTAQYLTVHDRHFLIDCGEGTQMQLRKYKLKFTRINHIFISHLHGDHYLGLQGLLSSLHLLGCTQDIHLYCPKPLKEIIDLQLLHSDTHLKYTLKYHFLNTNEKELIFEDDKVQVESIPLNHRIPCCGFVFKEKPGLLSIRKEMIEFHGISTKDILRIKKGEDYQTKDGKVIKNKVLTYPAESLRSYAFCSDTCYDERILPYIKKVSLLYHEATFLKNLEKRALETFHSTAEQAAVIAKKAQVDKLLIGHFSARYKDLKPLLDESKAVFKNTELACEGLVVEL; this is translated from the coding sequence TTGTCTTTTCAACTAACCATTTTAGGAAGCAGTTCAGCAACACCAACTTCACAAAGGAATCCTACCGCTCAATACCTCACGGTACACGACCGACATTTCTTAATTGATTGTGGAGAAGGCACACAAATGCAGTTGCGCAAATACAAATTAAAATTTACCCGCATCAACCATATTTTTATAAGCCACCTTCATGGTGATCATTATCTAGGCTTACAGGGATTATTATCGAGTTTGCATCTTTTGGGCTGTACTCAGGATATACATCTATACTGCCCCAAACCCTTGAAAGAAATTATTGATTTGCAACTGCTGCATTCTGATACTCATTTGAAATATACGTTGAAATATCATTTTTTGAATACCAATGAAAAGGAGCTTATTTTTGAAGATGATAAAGTGCAAGTTGAATCAATACCGTTGAATCATCGCATACCTTGTTGTGGTTTTGTTTTTAAAGAAAAACCGGGTTTATTATCCATACGTAAAGAAATGATCGAGTTTCATGGCATTTCAACAAAAGACATTTTACGTATTAAAAAAGGTGAAGATTATCAAACCAAGGATGGCAAAGTAATTAAAAACAAGGTACTAACTTATCCGGCTGAATCGCTTCGCTCCTATGCCTTTTGTTCAGATACTTGTTACGACGAGCGCATACTTCCGTACATTAAAAAAGTAAGTTTACTGTATCATGAAGCTACCTTTTTAAAAAATTTGGAAAAAAGAGCGCTCGAAACTTTTCATTCAACCGCTGAACAAGCTGCTGTGATTGCTAAAAAAGCACAGGTAGATAAATTACTAATCGGTCATTTTTCCGCGCGATATAAGGATCTCAAACCTTTGCTCGATGAAAGTAAAGCAGTATTTAAAAATACAGAATTAGCTTGTGAAGGACTAGTAGTTGAACTTTAA
- a CDS encoding T9SS type A sorting domain-containing protein, which produces MKKLLALSFVFLLHSKAADAQLSSVAQAIYDSCNVYNPLNVSYAINNGVQVISTPDSSSFYLQWFPPGAIPNSTPLIVTLHGSKGNAFNEFKSWHTSALSHNCGIIALQYNKYTNVFNYLIGYFHDDTIYNYLDAALMNIAYPSNKALLHGFSLGSARTYAVIYNDIQSGKNYFCTTISNAGKIDLTYPLYNSINGIQNVFIGKHWNLFCGPPEPPYTGGACDGLNFTQNWLISKGAIVDIYIQDSLLGHNGFQQTISEPYKDTMLNKYLECYNGSSSVNLNLTQAHKSIFYPNPFYKNTCFQTNYLLEAATLSIYNVFGQQVKQFQNINGTTFTFNRDNLPNGIYFIQLSQALKVIYTDKLILEGGQKE; this is translated from the coding sequence ATGAAAAAATTACTTGCCCTTAGTTTTGTCTTTTTATTACATAGTAAAGCGGCTGATGCTCAACTCTCCTCGGTTGCGCAAGCAATTTACGATTCTTGCAATGTATATAATCCGTTAAACGTAAGCTATGCAATAAACAATGGTGTACAAGTAATTTCTACACCCGATAGCAGTTCTTTTTATCTTCAGTGGTTTCCGCCTGGTGCCATTCCCAATTCTACTCCATTAATTGTTACTCTTCATGGTTCAAAAGGAAATGCATTTAATGAATTTAAAAGTTGGCACACTTCAGCTTTATCGCACAATTGCGGAATAATTGCTTTACAGTATAATAAATACACCAATGTATTTAATTATTTAATCGGCTATTTTCATGACGATACCATATACAATTACTTAGACGCTGCCTTAATGAATATTGCATACCCATCTAATAAAGCACTTTTACACGGTTTTAGTCTTGGCTCGGCACGTACCTATGCCGTTATTTACAATGATATACAAAGCGGTAAAAACTATTTTTGCACAACAATTTCGAATGCAGGAAAAATTGATTTAACATACCCTTTATACAACTCTATTAACGGCATACAAAATGTTTTTATAGGTAAGCATTGGAATTTATTTTGTGGTCCTCCTGAACCTCCTTACACTGGAGGTGCTTGTGATGGATTAAATTTTACTCAAAATTGGTTAATTAGCAAAGGAGCAATAGTAGATATTTACATACAGGATTCTTTGTTGGGCCACAATGGATTTCAACAAACTATAAGCGAACCTTACAAAGACACGATGTTAAACAAGTACCTCGAATGTTACAATGGTAGTAGTTCAGTAAATCTTAATCTTACCCAAGCACATAAATCTATTTTTTATCCCAATCCTTTTTATAAGAATACATGTTTTCAAACTAATTATTTACTTGAAGCTGCAACACTCAGCATTTATAATGTTTTTGGCCAACAGGTAAAGCAATTTCAAAATATTAATGGAACAACTTTTACTTTCAATAGAGACAATTTGCCGAATGGGATTTATTTCATCCAACTTTCACAAGCGCTAAAAGTAATTTATACCGATAAATTAATACTCGAAGGAGGGCAAAAGGAATAG
- the sucD gene encoding succinate--CoA ligase subunit alpha: MSVLVNKNSKVIVQGFTGNEGTFHASQMIEFGTNVVGGVTPGKGGQKHLDKPVFNTVADAVKATAADVSIIFVPPAFAADAIMEAAEAGIKVIVCITEGIPTKDMITVKEYLSSKDCTLIGPNCPGVITAGEAKVGIMPGFVFKKGHIGIVSKSGTLTYEAADQIVKAGLGITTAIGIGGDPIIGTTTKQAVELLMKDPDTHGIVMIGEIGGGMEAEAANWIKENGTKPVVGFIAGQTAPPGRRMGHAGAIVGGSDDTAAAKMKIMRACGIHVVESPAVIGKKMAEVISKVVA, encoded by the coding sequence ATGAGCGTTTTAGTAAATAAAAATTCCAAAGTAATTGTGCAAGGTTTTACCGGTAATGAAGGAACTTTTCATGCTTCCCAAATGATTGAATTCGGTACCAATGTAGTAGGAGGGGTAACACCCGGTAAAGGAGGACAAAAGCACCTAGATAAACCTGTATTTAATACGGTTGCCGATGCAGTGAAAGCCACTGCTGCCGATGTTTCTATTATTTTTGTACCACCTGCTTTTGCGGCCGATGCAATAATGGAAGCTGCCGAAGCTGGCATTAAAGTAATTGTTTGTATTACCGAAGGAATACCAACTAAAGACATGATTACTGTAAAAGAATATTTAAGCAGTAAAGATTGTACTTTAATTGGACCGAATTGCCCCGGAGTTATTACTGCCGGTGAAGCTAAAGTGGGAATTATGCCCGGTTTTGTTTTCAAAAAAGGACATATTGGAATTGTAAGCAAATCGGGTACTTTAACCTATGAGGCGGCCGATCAAATTGTAAAAGCCGGCCTTGGAATTACTACTGCAATTGGAATTGGTGGTGATCCAATTATTGGAACTACTACCAAACAAGCTGTTGAATTATTGATGAAAGATCCCGATACGCACGGTATTGTTATGATTGGCGAAATTGGTGGTGGTATGGAAGCTGAAGCTGCTAACTGGATTAAAGAAAATGGAACCAAACCGGTGGTAGGATTTATTGCCGGACAAACTGCTCCTCCCGGACGACGTATGGGACATGCCGGAGCTATTGTTGGAGGTTCAGATGATACTGCAGCCGCTAAAATGAAAATTATGCGTGCTTGTGGAATTCACGTGGTTGAATCGCCTGCTGTTATTGGTAAAAAAATGGCTGAAGTAATTTCAAAAGTGGTGGCTTAA
- a CDS encoding T9SS type A sorting domain-containing protein: protein MKFKTLISILIFLIPKSGIAQISSEQQRILKYWYYRERLKTQFVMGLGQGDGESMPFEERNNATFVPGTQKVHNSDATIALSYYIIVLALEYELLQKNSQDKWKTELELFYAIDAINRVDRNAEGYYGKSPKLDGYYIRDDVCMGCDFRTPQSPNSIATANCNKLNARSVNSNISKITTSGEYCSGSIPHQGKNDSYEGNFTSMDQNIHLYLAMHIIIKRFSSLDITELPSPYNTLRFSDNNSNTNFAEAAKEIMIRLIDYMHKKSDDNGYAKWIIRDPDGHKIHLNWGGDAWLMAPGFSGAVKKDCGHNNPTLFKKIVDSQWHVALAAHLEVFKHPWYFYRFSDGLKFMNLMTANGPGNYYGTYSYVIRSNHYSGNYKSSFFKFPMIQVPLLNKLLYNIPDMHSKDYYRDLLDEAPCFGPYNYSDNCNSVLYPSTNWSTNSLIIHPESRGKCNPGFPGDYNGLDYMLLFNLFYLTRSEPEKLYFDDLYNHHVISDFPTGVYYGSQGDPADIISHNTITANNHIALNGDVEYRAGTSIELTTNFTVDANARFYAHIDDVACIGNADEFERQSLQNVNSVKNDISKGKINPVAFDAEIFPVPFNDNFNLRIGIETKSKINATLTEMNGKLIRTLFDATLDQRDIFLSFPTSDLKRGFYLVTLTVNGVSKTFKLIKSN from the coding sequence ATGAAATTTAAAACTTTAATTTCGATACTGATTTTTTTGATACCAAAATCGGGCATTGCGCAAATTTCTAGTGAACAGCAACGAATATTAAAATACTGGTATTATCGTGAAAGGTTAAAAACGCAATTTGTTATGGGTTTAGGCCAAGGCGATGGAGAATCAATGCCTTTTGAGGAAAGAAACAATGCAACCTTTGTGCCTGGTACACAAAAAGTTCATAATAGTGATGCAACAATTGCTCTGTCTTACTACATTATTGTATTGGCACTTGAATACGAATTACTTCAAAAAAATAGTCAAGATAAGTGGAAAACTGAATTGGAGTTATTTTATGCTATTGATGCAATAAACAGGGTGGATAGGAATGCTGAAGGTTATTATGGAAAGTCGCCAAAACTTGATGGATACTACATACGTGATGATGTTTGCATGGGATGTGATTTCAGAACACCACAGTCACCTAATTCGATAGCTACTGCAAATTGTAATAAATTAAATGCAAGAAGTGTAAATTCCAATATTAGCAAAATAACAACTAGTGGTGAGTATTGTTCAGGATCTATTCCTCATCAAGGAAAAAACGATAGCTATGAAGGAAATTTTACAAGTATGGATCAAAATATTCATTTATACTTGGCAATGCATATTATTATAAAGCGATTTTCGAGTTTAGATATAACCGAATTGCCAAGCCCATATAATACTTTGCGATTTTCTGATAATAATTCAAATACAAATTTTGCCGAAGCAGCCAAGGAAATTATGATTCGATTGATTGATTATATGCATAAAAAATCCGATGATAATGGATATGCTAAATGGATAATTAGAGACCCCGATGGCCATAAAATACATCTTAATTGGGGTGGCGATGCTTGGCTGATGGCTCCAGGATTTTCAGGAGCAGTCAAGAAGGATTGTGGGCATAATAATCCAACATTATTTAAAAAAATAGTTGATAGTCAATGGCATGTTGCACTTGCAGCTCATTTAGAGGTATTTAAACATCCATGGTACTTTTATCGCTTCTCTGATGGATTGAAGTTTATGAATTTAATGACAGCGAATGGCCCAGGTAATTATTATGGTACTTATAGTTATGTTATTAGATCAAACCACTATAGTGGAAATTATAAAAGTTCGTTTTTTAAGTTTCCTATGATACAAGTCCCTCTTCTTAACAAATTGCTTTACAATATACCCGACATGCATTCAAAAGATTATTATCGCGATTTATTAGATGAAGCTCCTTGCTTTGGCCCATATAATTATAGTGATAATTGTAATTCTGTTTTATATCCTAGTACCAATTGGTCTACAAATAGTTTAATAATTCATCCAGAAAGCAGAGGCAAGTGCAATCCCGGTTTTCCCGGAGATTATAATGGCTTAGATTATATGCTCTTGTTTAATTTGTTTTATTTAACGCGTTCCGAACCCGAAAAACTTTACTTTGATGATTTGTATAATCATCATGTAATTTCAGATTTTCCTACCGGTGTTTATTATGGGAGCCAAGGCGATCCTGCTGATATTATTAGCCATAATACAATTACCGCCAACAATCACATTGCATTAAATGGCGACGTTGAATACCGTGCAGGAACTAGCATTGAGTTAACTACCAACTTTACAGTTGATGCCAACGCTAGATTTTATGCCCATATTGACGATGTAGCTTGTATTGGCAATGCTGATGAATTTGAGCGCCAAAGTTTGCAAAATGTAAACAGTGTTAAAAATGACATCAGTAAAGGCAAAATAAACCCGGTTGCATTTGATGCTGAAATATTTCCGGTTCCGTTTAATGATAATTTTAATTTAAGAATAGGGATTGAAACTAAATCTAAAATAAATGCAACATTAACTGAAATGAACGGTAAGTTGATACGAACACTATTTGATGCTACACTTGATCAAAGGGATATTTTTCTTAGTTTTCCAACAAGCGATTTAAAACGTGGTTTTTATTTGGTTACGCTCACAGTAAATGGAGTTAGCAAGACTTTTAAGTTAATTAAGAGCAATTAG
- the rpsA gene encoding 30S ribosomal protein S1, producing MSEQEVISNDAPAKPYVKADPLENFDWNAIGKKQEMYTEAERTKMENAYNDTLKSVSAHEVLDGTVVAKTSKDVVVNIGYKSDGIVPLSELRYNPDIAIGDKIEVYIESQEDKGGQLLLSHKKARALRSWDRVNSALENQEIIKGYVKCRTKGGLIADVFGIEAFLPGSQIDVKPIRDYDVYVGKTMEFKVVKINKEFKNVVVSHKALIEAELEQQKIEIISKLEKGQILEGIVKNITTYGVFIDLGGVDGLIHITDLSWGRINHPEEIVKLDEKINVVILDFDDNKKRIALGLKQLTPHPWDNLSADLKVGDKINGKVVVIADYGAFVEIAQGVEGLIHVSEMSWSQHLRTAQDFLKVGETVEAVILTLDREERKMSLGIKQLKPDPWAEVVSKYPTGSQHTATVRNFTNFGIFVELEEGVDGLVHISDLSWSKKIKHPSEFCKVGDKIEVKVLEMDGENRRLSLGHKQLEENPWEVFETVFTLDSIHKGTVLSIMDKGALVALPYGVEGFAPTRHMVKADGTSLKVDESVDFKVLEFSKDNKKIILSHTKVNEEVAAADRATEDDAKKSAAKAEKASVKKLKDSIEKSTLGDISALSDLKDQMDNAAKNKSEE from the coding sequence ATGAGTGAACAAGAAGTAATCTCTAACGATGCACCTGCAAAGCCTTATGTAAAGGCAGATCCTTTAGAGAATTTCGATTGGAATGCAATCGGAAAAAAACAAGAAATGTATACAGAAGCTGAGCGTACCAAAATGGAAAACGCTTACAACGATACATTAAAATCAGTTTCAGCACACGAAGTATTAGATGGTACTGTTGTAGCTAAAACATCGAAAGATGTGGTTGTGAATATTGGATACAAATCGGATGGAATTGTGCCTTTATCAGAATTGCGTTACAATCCGGATATTGCTATTGGCGACAAAATTGAAGTGTATATTGAAAGCCAAGAAGATAAAGGCGGTCAGCTTTTATTATCGCATAAAAAAGCCCGTGCATTACGCTCTTGGGATCGCGTAAATTCAGCCCTTGAAAATCAGGAAATTATTAAGGGATATGTAAAATGCCGTACAAAAGGTGGTTTAATTGCCGATGTATTTGGTATTGAAGCGTTTTTACCGGGTTCACAAATTGATGTGAAACCAATTCGTGATTACGATGTGTATGTTGGAAAGACCATGGAATTTAAAGTGGTAAAAATCAACAAAGAATTTAAAAACGTAGTTGTTTCTCACAAAGCTTTAATTGAAGCTGAGTTAGAACAACAAAAAATTGAAATTATCTCTAAATTAGAGAAAGGTCAGATTTTGGAAGGTATCGTTAAAAACATTACTACATACGGTGTGTTTATCGATTTAGGAGGTGTTGATGGATTAATTCACATCACTGATTTATCTTGGGGCCGCATCAATCATCCAGAAGAAATTGTGAAATTGGATGAGAAAATTAATGTGGTTATCCTTGATTTTGATGATAACAAAAAACGCATTGCTTTAGGCTTAAAACAATTAACTCCGCACCCTTGGGATAATTTGAGCGCCGACTTAAAGGTAGGTGATAAAATTAATGGTAAGGTAGTAGTTATTGCAGACTACGGTGCTTTTGTTGAAATTGCACAAGGTGTTGAAGGTTTAATTCACGTAAGCGAAATGAGCTGGAGTCAACATTTACGTACTGCTCAAGATTTCTTAAAAGTAGGTGAAACTGTTGAAGCGGTTATTTTAACTTTAGATCGTGAAGAGCGTAAGATGTCTTTAGGTATTAAACAATTGAAACCGGATCCTTGGGCTGAAGTTGTTAGTAAATACCCAACCGGTTCTCAGCACACTGCAACGGTACGTAACTTTACTAATTTCGGAATATTCGTAGAATTGGAAGAAGGAGTTGACGGATTGGTTCACATCAGCGATTTAAGCTGGAGTAAAAAAATCAAGCATCCATCTGAATTCTGCAAAGTAGGCGATAAAATTGAAGTGAAGGTATTGGAAATGGATGGAGAAAATCGTCGTTTAAGTTTAGGACACAAACAATTGGAAGAAAATCCTTGGGAAGTGTTTGAAACTGTATTTACTTTAGATAGCATTCACAAAGGAACCGTTTTAAGCATTATGGACAAAGGTGCTTTAGTTGCACTTCCATACGGTGTTGAGGGCTTTGCTCCTACCCGTCACATGGTTAAAGCAGATGGTACTTCGTTGAAGGTTGACGAAAGCGTTGATTTTAAAGTGTTGGAGTTTTCGAAAGACAACAAAAAAATCATTTTGAGTCATACTAAAGTAAACGAAGAAGTAGCAGCAGCTGATCGTGCAACTGAAGATGATGCAAAAAAATCGGCCGCTAAAGCTGAAAAAGCAAGTGTTAAAAAACTGAAAGATAGTATTGAAAAATCTACCTTAGGTGATATCAGCGCATTGAGCGATTTGAAAGATCAAATGGACAATGCAGCTAAAAACAAAAGCGAAGAATAA